The Sporosarcina sp. Te-1 DNA window CCCTTTTATTATGTAACAGGTAATCACGAAATTTCGAGCAATGAAACCGACCAAATAGTAAATCGTTTAGACAGTCATGGCGTGTATACGCTGTCAAATGAGGCGGTCATTATCAAGCGGGATGGTCAGCAAATTGCGATTGGCGGCATTGATGATCCACTATCCAGCAGCAAGGAAGATGATGCGGCGGTTGCGGAATTCATCCAGCAGGCTTTTCAAGGTGTGCCGCAATCCATGTATAAAATATTGCTATCACACCGTCCCGAGCAATTTGAGACCTATCTAGAACAGAAGATAGATCTTATTATGAGCGGTCATGCACATGGAGGACAAATCCGTATTCCATTGGTTGGTGGACTAGTAGCTCCCGGGCAAGGGTGGTTTCCTGGTTATACTGAAGGAATACATTCAAAAGAAGGAAGACAGATGATCATTAGCCGGGGAATTGGCAACAGTATAATTCCAGTCCGCTTCTTCAATCAACCTGAAATCGTTCTTGTTGAATTACGAAGTGATGCAAATTAATTGCTATATTAAAAAAACGTTATACCGAAGATGCTGATTCATCAAAAAAGTATTTATGAAGATTGTCGTCGATAACAAAGATGCATTTTATTTTTGAACAAAAAGACTGTCACAAACCACCAAGGAAGTGGAAAAGGACAGTTTTTTTATTTCCACAAATAAATTGACATCTTCAGCAAGGAGAATATGAAAATGGTTTCATAATGTTGTATGATAGAGACGTCAGAATACATATCGTTGGGGAAGAGGGTGGGAAAGTGAAAGCGTTTATGCATGCCGATGGACAGTTGTGCTTGGGGGAAATGGAGAATCCCTCCCCGGGTTCAGGAGAAGTGGTTGTCGCTTTGAAGGCAGCCGGCTTGAATCGGAGGGATTTGAAGATTCCAGTAAGAAGGGGAAACGAGAGTCAGCCGCTTGTGCTCGGTTCGGACGGTGCAGGAGTGATCGAAAGTGTTGGTGCGAATGTCACAGAGTGGTCGATCGGTGACGAGGTAATCATTAACCCTTCATTGCGATGGTTCCAAAAAAGTGCTGCGCCTCCTGATGCATTTGACATTTTGGGAATGCCTGATCATGGAACCTTTGCCGAAAAGATAGTTATATCTGCAGAGCAACTTGAAAAAAAGCCGGAACGCTTATCTTGGGAAGAATCAGGAGTCGTCGCTTTATCAGTGTTGACAGGCTATCGTGCCTTATTCACACAAGGAGAGTTGAAAGCGGGCCAGACTGTATTTATCCCCGGGGCTGGAAGCGGCGTTGCGACATTCATGATCCAGCTAGCAAAATGTGCAGGAGCTAAGGTTATTGTGACGTCAAGAAGCGAAGCTAAACGGGATAGCGCAATGAGGATAGGAGCAGACCGGGCTATTGACACAAACTGTGATTGGGTCGCAGAGCTCAAGGAGGAGACAGTTGATTTGGTTGTGGAAAGTGTCGGACGGGCAACGTTCAATCGATCGCTCGAGGTGTTGAAACAAGGCGGTCGGATCGTTGTGTTCGGTGCCACGACGGAGGATACGGTGGATTTCGATTTACGCTCATTTTTTTATGGTCAATACCAGCTGTTCGGCACTACGATGGGCAGCAGAGAAGAATTGAGGGCTGCCTTAACCTTCATGGAGCAACACAACATTCGCCCTATTATCGATCGCTCGTTCCGCTTGGAAGAAGCGGAAGACGCGTTTAAACGGCTGGAGCACAATGAACAATTCGGCAAAATAGTATTGAGTATGGAATAGAAGAAAGTGTAAGTGTAATGGGTGGTCATTATGAAAGGATGGGATTGGAATGATAGATAAAACGAAGCCGTTAACAGATTTGGCTATCGCATCGCAAGCGGTTATGCAACCGATCGGCAAGATTGCCGAAAAGGCAGGCATTCCGGAAGAAGCGGTTGAACCGTACGGCAGATATAAAGCGAAGATTGATGTCAGTAAGCTGCAGACAAAAAAAGCGGACGGTAGGGTCGTCCTCGTTTCCGCAACAAGCCCGACGCCAGCAGGAGAAGGGAAGTCGACAGTGACTGTCGGTTTAGCGGATGCACTTGCCAGATTAGGCAAAAAATCGATGATTGCGCTCCGAGAACCGTCGCTCGGCCCCGTCATGGGAGTCAAGGGAGGAGCAGCAGGAGGCGGCTACGCACAAGTATTGCCGATGGAAGAGATCAATCTGCACTTCAATGGGGACATCCATGCCATCACGACTGCCAACAATGCGTTAAGCGCACTCATTGACAACCATATCCATCAAGGCAATGCGCTCGGAATTGATCCACGCCGCATTACCTGGAAAAGGGCATTGGATATGAATGACCGGGCGCTCAGGCATGTCACAATCGGATTAGGGGGCCCTGGCCAAGGTGTGCCGCGGGAGGATGGATTTGATATAACAGTTGCTTCGGAAATCATGGCAGTGTTCTGTCTTGCAACGAGCCTGAATGACTTGAAAGAAAAATTGTCACAGATGGTAATCGGCTACACGTATGACAAAGAAGCTGTCACCGTTCGTGATCTGGGTGTCGAAGGGGCATTGACATTGCTTTTGAAAGAAGCGTTCAAGCCAAATCTCGTACAAACGATAGAAGGGACACCGGCTTTGATTCATGGTGGACCGTTCGCGAATATTGCTCATGGTTGCAACTCCTTGATGGCAACGAATACCGCAAGACAGCTTGCCGATATAGTTGTCACGGAGGCGGGCTTCGGTTCTGACCTCGGTGCAGAGAAGTTCATGGATATTAAAGCACGAAAAGGTGGATTTGCACCTGACGCTGTTGTCCTGGTGACAACAATCCGTGCTTTGAAAATGCATGGCGGTGTAGCCAAACAGGATTTGGGTACAGAAAATGTTCCAGCCTTAGAGCAAGGAATTGTGAATTTGGAGAAGCATATTGAAACCGTTCAAGCGTTTGGGGTCCAGCCGGTTGTCGCGTTGAACCGTTTCATGACAGACGCCAATGCGGAACTGGACTTTGTCCTATCCTGGTGCAAGTCGAAAGGTGTCCGTGCCGCTTTAACAGATGTTTGGGGACAAGGCGGGCAAGGAGGCCTGGATCTGGCGAATGAGGTTCTGGCACTTTTGGATGAACCGAAACAGTTCGCTCCATTATATGATGTTGAACAACCGGTCATCGACAAAATTACGACGATTGTTCAAAAAGTATATGGGGGCGAGGGAATCATCCTCACGGATAAAGCGATGAAAGACTTGAAGGCAATTGAACAGAATGGATGGGATATCCTGCCGATCTGTATGGCTAAAACTCAATATTCCTTCACCGATGATCCGAAAAAATTGGGAAGACCAAAAGAATTCAAAATTACGATTCGTGAGATCATCCCTAAACTGGGTGCAGGTTTCCTAGTCTGCCTGACAGGTGATATTATGACGATGCCAGGCTTACCGAAACAGCCTGCGGCTCTAAATATGGGAATTGATGAAAGCGGCAATGCCGTCGGTTTAATGTAAGATGCAACGAGACTGTCTCCTATCATTACAGGGAGGCAGTCTCTTTTAAATGTTAGGCAAAATTGTGAAATAAAGATAGAGAGAGTAAATATTTTAGGCCGTTTAGCATAGTTAAACTGTAAAAAATAGTCTATAATGATTATAAAACATTTGAGCTTTCTAAAGGGGTCTGAGTCTTTGGCTAGGAATTTCAGGTTGAAACTGACTGTCATCTTAATTGTTTTATCGCTCGTTCTTTCTTTCCTCATCGCAATGTTCGATTACTTCAAACTTAAAGAAAATGTAATTGTCAGCCAGGCCAATAAGATTTCCATGGCAGAAGATAAAATAATAAGCAGCTTATCGACAATTGACACGGTATATGATTTATTCGACGAGGAAATGGCCGAAAAAATGAAGGATTTCTCTTTCGAGTTGATTCATAAGTACGAGGAGGAGTCTGATTTTGCCCAGTGGGATTTTCATGAGCTGAAAAATAAATTTGAAATGGAAGTTTTTATACTGGACGATAAAAATACCGTCGTGCACAGCAGTTTTCTGGAAGATATCGGTTTGAGCTTTAGTGAATGCTGTCCGGGCTTCTCTAAGCTGCTAGATGACAGAAGAGAAGGTGATCGCTTTTCGCACGATGGGATGGACATCCAGTCGAGAACCGGTGAGATAAAAAAGTTTAGTTATATACCGACTCCCGATCACCATTATTTAATTGAACTGGCCGTGTCATTGGAAAATGAGGATCTTTTCAAGAAATTTAATTTTCTGGAGACGAGCAAGGAGCTAGAAGATACATACGATATTATTGATAGTATTCATGTCTACAATTCAGGCGGCTTGTTACTCGGCCATAAAACCGAAAATTTCGAGCAGAAGAAAATACAGGAGCCGTTTTATTCTGTGTTTAAGGAAGTGGGCCGAAGCGGGGAACCAAAAGAACTCACTGTAGAGGAGGAGGGACATCAGAAAACCTATCGGTATATCCCGTATAAAGCCGACGAAAGACGCGGTTATTCGACAGATCGTGTAGTAGAAATCGTATACAATGATTCTGAATTGACCGGGTTGTTGCACTCGTATAAGAATCAGTTTATCCTGCAGCTTGGCGTCATTATGATCGCCGCAGTGGGCTTGTCATTCATCATTGGCCGATTGGTTGCCACCCCAATCCATTTGGCGTTTCATGATAGTTTGACGGGGCTTAAAAACCGAGCCGCCTTCGAAGATGAAGTGCAGAGGAATCTGGCTAGAGGCAATTCGATCGCTCTGTTGATGATCGATCTGGATAACTTCAAGTTAGTCAACGATCGGCTCGGCCATGGGGAAGGGGACCGGATCTTAAAGCAGGCGGCCCGCATCATTTCAGAAGTCGTGGAACCAAGCGCCATCGCTGCAAGGGTTGGTGGAGATGAATTTTTAGTACTCTTTCTAGACGCTGAGGAGCAGAGAATCCGCCGGACTGCAGAGGACCTCTTGCTCAACATGCAGGAAGGTGTTTCGGAAATGCGAATCTTCGATCAAATTCATTTATCAATCAGTATTGGAATCTCTTTTTCCGATTCCGGAGATACGTTTGAGACTCTTTATACAAAAGCGGATGAAGCGCTATACGTATCAAAGGATAATGGTAAAAATCAGTATAACGTTTACGGAAAATACTAGAATAATAAGCAGGCATGCCACTACGAGAGATGGCATGCCTGCTATGTTGTTACAGCGATTTATCGTCTACACTGTTGAGCCATGACTCGATCGCACCGACGACGGACTGTACGCAGCCGTCTTCAAACGGAGAGATGAGGTTGGCTTCACGCACTAGTTCTGTGAATCGCTTGGATCCACCGAGTCGGCAAAGGTGGATGTAGTCATTCCACGCATCTTCTCGGTTTTCAAGTGAACGTTTCCAGAATTGAAAGGCGCAAATTTGAGCTAGTGTGTAATCAATATAATAGAATGGCACTTCATAAATATGCGACTGGCGTTGCCATACGCCGCCGGCTTCCAAGTACGTATTGCCGTCGTAATCACGTTTCGGCAAGTAGACTTTTTCGATATTTTTCCAAGCTGCTTTACGTTCTGCAGGTGTCATCTCCGGATTCTCATAGACAACGTGCTGGAATTCATCCACAGCGACGCCATAAGGCAAGAAGAGCAAGCCGCTGCTTAAGTGAGCGAACTTGTATTTTTCTGTTTCCTCTTCAAAAAACAGTTCCATCCATGGCCAGGTGAAGAATTCCATACTCATAGAGTGGATTTCAGCACCTTCATGTGTTGGCCATACGTATTCAGGGATCCCGATATTGCGGCTGGAATATACTTGGAACGCATGCCCCGCCTCGTGTGTCAGTACATCGATGTCGCCAGAAGTACCGTTGAAGTTTGAAAAGATGAACGGCGAATCATAGTTGTCGATAAAAGTGCAGTAGCCGCCGGATTCTTTCCCTTTCTTCGCCTCTAGATCAAGCAAGTTCTTGTCCGTCATGAATTGGAAAAATTCATCTGTTTCCGGAGAAAGTTCTTGATACATCTTCTTCCCGTTTTCAATAATCCATTCGGAAGATCCTTTCGGCTTTGCGTTCCCTGTTAAGAAATTCAAAGATTGATCGTAGAACTTCAGTTGGTCGACGCCAATCCGTTCAGTTTGGCGATCATATAGCTTATTGGCAAGCGGCACAATATAGTCCCGTACTTGGTCACGGAAGTTTTTCACCATGTCCGTATCATACCCGATCCGGTTCATCCGGGCATAGCCGAGTTCCACAAAGTTTTGAAAGCCTAGTGTCGTTGCGATTTCATGGCGGATTTTCACTAAATCATCGTAGATCCGATCAAATTGTTCGCCATTGCTTTCATAGAATGCATACGAAGCTTCCATAGCAGATTTTCTAACCGAGCGATCTGTCGATTCCGCGTATGGAGCGAGTTGAGCAAGTGTCAATGTCTTTCCGTCAAATTCAATCTGTGCAGACGCCACTAATTTTGCATACTCCGACGTCAACTTATTCTCCTGCTGTAAAAGAGGGAGGACTTCGGAAGAAAATGATTTGATGGCATTATCGGCTAACGCAAAAAGTTGTGGTCCCCATTTATTCTCAAGCTCTTTCCGGTAAGGGGTTGCAACCAACTCTTTGTAGAAAGCGGTTCCAAGTTCTTGGAACTCAGGATTGATCTCATCAAAGAAGTCGCGCTCTTTTTGGTAGAATTCATCATTCGTATCAATGGACGCACGAATATAAACGAGGTTGGCCTGAGTGGAAAAATCGCTGCCGATTGCGTTGATTTTTTCAATTACATCATTTTGTTTGTCATACGATTCCGCGGATCGGAACTGTTCCAACAGATCATGGAATTGTTCTTTAATTTGCCCCATGTCCGGTCTCGTATATTGATAGTCTTCAAATTTCAACATATACATTTCCCCTAACGATCAAATTGTGAAGAATCCTCACTCTTTCATTGTTCCTTAATCTCTTGAAAATTGCAAAACAAAAATTTCGTCTGTAAAGAAAAACAGTTCTCAAATGGACGACTAAAATTCAATTTTAGTGTACGATGGTAACGAATGACTTATATTACTCGTTGTGAGGATGATACAAATGGAAATTATGGAATATACAAGAGAAGAACTGGTCGACCCGACTGGCATTTTAAACGGCATCCGCTATGAATTTCATCTCTACCTCCAAATGGATCCTGAGGATGAACTATATGATGAAAAAGGAACAGGATTGCGTGTCATCTTTATGGTGGATGGGGAACAAGAAAGGATTGCCTCCTACCACTTTTTTGAAAGGTCGACAGGGGATGTCCTAGATTTCGAATTGGATGATGAGGAGCATGCGGAAATAGAGCAATTTTGTAAGATGCATCTTGCTGACTAAAAATCGGAGCACGCACAAAGCGGCTCCGATTTTTTTATGGATGTTCCGAAATGCTTTAGCTGGTCTAGCTTGGACTATTGGAACAAATTTAGAATGTAAAACGATTGACCTCTTTTTGCAGGCTTTCTGCAAGCGATGCAAGCGTTTGGGAACTTGTTGAAATTTCTTCGTTGACAGCGAGCTGCTCCTCCGTTGCCGCGCTTGTTTCCTGTGCCGTGAAAGCAGCAGATTCCGCGATCCTTTGAATTTGTTGAGATGAGTTGCTGATTGAATCTGTCATGCTGCGGATTTGGTCAATGGCAATCGTGACGCGATTCACATTACCGTTCACCTCTTCAACGGCTTGTTCAATATGATGGAACAGTTGGAGAGAATTATCTGTTTCCGTTTTTCCGCTTTCCACCGTACTGCTCCCAAGGTTGATGGCGACAACTGCTTTCTTTGTAGCCGTTTGGATCGACTCAATCATCCTCTCAATCTCAGTAGCCGATGTTTTGGATTGTTCAGCAAGCTTGCGTACTTCCTCCGCGACAACCGCAAATCCTTTTCCGTGTTCACCTGCACGGGCAGCTTCTATGGCGGCGTTTAAGGCCAGTAAATTCGTTTGATCTGAAATGGCAGTGATCAGTGAAGTCACCTGGTGTATTTCAGCTGATTGCTGCGCCATCATTTGGATAATGTCCGACGCTTCCTGTATCGTCTTTTGGATCTGGCTCATCTTGCCGGACACTTCCTGGACAGTATGGGAACCGTCTGTCACGTAAGAAACGACGGACTGCATCGAGTCCAACATATTGTCGTTGCTATTTGCGATGGCTGTAACATCGCTCGATAAGGTGCTGACAGAAGCGGCTTGGTTATTGATCAATTCGGTTTGCTGTTCGCTTTCGCGCATATTCTTCTCGGAAGCGGAAGCTACCATTTCTGAAGAGGCAAGACTTTCCTCTGAGCTTGCAGACAACTGTTCCGCCTGAGCTGCCAGCTGGTGGGAAGAGTACCGAATTTGTTCCAGCAGCTGTTTGACATCGGCAACCATTCGATTGAAGGCAGACGCCATATCACCGATCTCATCTTTATTGCGAATCGTCACTCGTTCGATAGTCAAGTCTCCCGCCGCTATTTGTTCAAGAGCGGACGTCATCTTTTTCACTGGCAAGCCGATTTTCTTATTAATAATGTTTGTAACAATGATTGAAAGGATCAAACCGGCTAGAATCAATCCGAATGTGATGATATGAATAACTACGGTCATGTTCTCCAAGCTTTTTCGCGAGGATGCCATTTCATCCAGCTGTTTTGCTTTCAGTTCATTCGCTTTATCTATCATTTGTTCATTCAGGACACTCGCCTGCTTTAATAGAACTCTGTTCTGCGTCTCATTGCTTCGCATCAGCATATAGCTGATATCCTCTACCATCTGACTAAATTCTCCATGCATGGCAGACAGCTCTTCCACCAGTTCCCTATTGTCAGAGGCAGTAAAGGAATTGTTCATGTCCGCTATCGTTTCTTCGGCCAATGCCGTAGACTCGTCCCGTTGTTCAACAAATTCCTTTGTCTTGAACAGGACATAACTGCTAATGGCGATATACCGCTTGTTCTGAGCGTTGATCAACTCATCTGCTAAGCTGATTTTGTGCATGCGGTCATCTAATAGGAATGCGAATTCATCATTCATCTTTTTAGTTGAAATGAATGAAGCAGACCCGATTAGAAGCATTAAAATGAGTAATATGGAAAAACCGAACCATATTCTTTTGGATACCGAAAGTCTCATGTATGAACCCCCCCAAAGTCGCAACTGATTTTGTATGTATCGGTACATATATCCTATTATACGGATTTGAGGAAATAATACTATAATTAAAATTAAAAAAGTTAAGCGCTTCCAAATTTTAATGACCTATCCATAGAACCCGGCTATTGGAACAGTTCAATAAAGAGTCAAACAAATTGGGTGTTTTTTATTGAAAAATAGTAGATAATGTGTAGAGTAGATAAGTAAGAAACAGTGGAAAGGGAAGCCTTTCTGATCTGATTAAAGTCTAAGGAAAATGGAGTGTTCATAGATGAATAATGAAATTGTCGACATTACAATTATTGGTGGAGGCCCGACTGGTCTTTTCGCTTCTTTCTATGCAGGAATGCGGGAAATGTCGGTTAAAATTATAGATAGCCTGCCTCAATTAGGCGGGCAGCTCATTGAATTATATCCTGATAAGTATATTTACGATGTTGGCGGTTTTCCCAAAATCCTTGCTAAGGATCTGGTGGCGAACCTTGTGACACAAGCACATTATTCCAATCCTGAAATTCATCTAGGCGAGACAGCTATGTCTGCGAAACGAGATGGCGATCATTTCATTCTGGAAACGGATAAAGGGGTTCATTTGACACGTACGATTTTGCTGACTGCCGGAATCGGCGCATTCCAACCACGGAAAATTGGATTGGCAGAGGAAGTGCATTTTGAAGGGAATACGTTGCATTATGGTATTAAAGACCTCTCCATGTTCAAGGACAAAAATGTACTCGTCTGCGGCGGAGGGGATTCGGCGGTTGACTGGGCTTTAATGCTCGAGGATATTGCATCTAACGTTTCGTTGGTGCACAGACGTGAACGATTTACAGCTCACGAAACAAGTGTCAATCAACTCATGGAATCAAAAGTAAATGTTCTGACGTCCCGTGCAGTGAAATCGATTGCTGGTGAAAATGGCGTGGTCAGCGAAGTGGTTCTTGCCCAAAAGGATGGTGCGGAAGAAAGCGTAGATGTCGACCATGTCATCGTCAACTATGGAAATATTTCTTCCCTTGGGCCAATTAAGGAGTGGGGGCTTGAGATGGACCGCAACTCTGTAATGGTCAATTCAAGGATGGAAACAAATATAGAAGGAATTTATGCAGCAGGCGATATTACGAATTACGATGGAAAAGTGAAGCTGATTGCAGTTGGGCTAGGAGAAGCTCCGGTTGCAGTAAACCACGCCAAAGCATACATCGATCCAAAAGCAAGACTTCAGCCGCTTCATAGTACAAGTGTATTTAACTGATTTGACTGCTATATGAACCGCACGCCCCCTCAAAAGCAGGGGGCGTGGGTTTTCAATTTGAAAAAATAAGGCGAAGAACGTGGAAGCGTTCTCCGCCTTTGTTTATTTTATAACAGGAAGGAGATAAGCAAGATGAGTACTAGCGGTACAAAGACAATGAAATAAGCTAAGGGCTGTCCAAAGTTTATGGACCAACCGACACCAAATCGTTTTTCGACAAATAGAGAAGGGTCATTTCGGTTTACATAAAATAGGCCTGCTTTCCAGTGTGCATCCTCGTCTGTATCCGTAAGTCCTTCAATCGCATCTTCCGGCAAGTCCACTTCTATGCGAGATCCTCCCTGTCCAATCTTAAACGAATAGAATGCAGTCGCGGCGAGGGTGAGTATCATAAATCCGATTGGAAGTATGAAGAGGACTGCAGTATTGCCAAGCTCTTCATGAATAGTTACCATTTGGAAGTAACCTAGCATGGCTGTTACTAGGATAGAAACGAAAAACAGAAGCCAGCTCGAATACTTTCGGAAAGAAAGTTGCTGGATTTTCGTCGATTGCCTTTTGGCTGCGCGAAGCCTAATGCCGGCGTTTTTAGTCGACCAATGAATCATGCCGAACATG harbors:
- a CDS encoding DUF6509 family protein, producing MEIMEYTREELVDPTGILNGIRYEFHLYLQMDPEDELYDEKGTGLRVIFMVDGEQERIASYHFFERSTGDVLDFELDDEEHAEIEQFCKMHLAD
- a CDS encoding formate--tetrahydrofolate ligase encodes the protein MIDKTKPLTDLAIASQAVMQPIGKIAEKAGIPEEAVEPYGRYKAKIDVSKLQTKKADGRVVLVSATSPTPAGEGKSTVTVGLADALARLGKKSMIALREPSLGPVMGVKGGAAGGGYAQVLPMEEINLHFNGDIHAITTANNALSALIDNHIHQGNALGIDPRRITWKRALDMNDRALRHVTIGLGGPGQGVPREDGFDITVASEIMAVFCLATSLNDLKEKLSQMVIGYTYDKEAVTVRDLGVEGALTLLLKEAFKPNLVQTIEGTPALIHGGPFANIAHGCNSLMATNTARQLADIVVTEAGFGSDLGAEKFMDIKARKGGFAPDAVVLVTTIRALKMHGGVAKQDLGTENVPALEQGIVNLEKHIETVQAFGVQPVVALNRFMTDANAELDFVLSWCKSKGVRAALTDVWGQGGQGGLDLANEVLALLDEPKQFAPLYDVEQPVIDKITTIVQKVYGGEGIILTDKAMKDLKAIEQNGWDILPICMAKTQYSFTDDPKKLGRPKEFKITIREIIPKLGAGFLVCLTGDIMTMPGLPKQPAALNMGIDESGNAVGLM
- a CDS encoding zinc-binding dehydrogenase; amino-acid sequence: MKAFMHADGQLCLGEMENPSPGSGEVVVALKAAGLNRRDLKIPVRRGNESQPLVLGSDGAGVIESVGANVTEWSIGDEVIINPSLRWFQKSAAPPDAFDILGMPDHGTFAEKIVISAEQLEKKPERLSWEESGVVALSVLTGYRALFTQGELKAGQTVFIPGAGSGVATFMIQLAKCAGAKVIVTSRSEAKRDSAMRIGADRAIDTNCDWVAELKEETVDLVVESVGRATFNRSLEVLKQGGRIVVFGATTEDTVDFDLRSFFYGQYQLFGTTMGSREELRAALTFMEQHNIRPIIDRSFRLEEAEDAFKRLEHNEQFGKIVLSME
- a CDS encoding methyl-accepting chemotaxis protein: MRLSVSKRIWFGFSILLILMLLIGSASFISTKKMNDEFAFLLDDRMHKISLADELINAQNKRYIAISSYVLFKTKEFVEQRDESTALAEETIADMNNSFTASDNRELVEELSAMHGEFSQMVEDISYMLMRSNETQNRVLLKQASVLNEQMIDKANELKAKQLDEMASSRKSLENMTVVIHIITFGLILAGLILSIIVTNIINKKIGLPVKKMTSALEQIAAGDLTIERVTIRNKDEIGDMASAFNRMVADVKQLLEQIRYSSHQLAAQAEQLSASSEESLASSEMVASASEKNMRESEQQTELINNQAASVSTLSSDVTAIANSNDNMLDSMQSVVSYVTDGSHTVQEVSGKMSQIQKTIQEASDIIQMMAQQSAEIHQVTSLITAISDQTNLLALNAAIEAARAGEHGKGFAVVAEEVRKLAEQSKTSATEIERMIESIQTATKKAVVAINLGSSTVESGKTETDNSLQLFHHIEQAVEEVNGNVNRVTIAIDQIRSMTDSISNSSQQIQRIAESAAFTAQETSAATEEQLAVNEEISTSSQTLASLAESLQKEVNRFTF
- a CDS encoding M3 family oligoendopeptidase, whose protein sequence is MLKFEDYQYTRPDMGQIKEQFHDLLEQFRSAESYDKQNDVIEKINAIGSDFSTQANLVYIRASIDTNDEFYQKERDFFDEINPEFQELGTAFYKELVATPYRKELENKWGPQLFALADNAIKSFSSEVLPLLQQENKLTSEYAKLVASAQIEFDGKTLTLAQLAPYAESTDRSVRKSAMEASYAFYESNGEQFDRIYDDLVKIRHEIATTLGFQNFVELGYARMNRIGYDTDMVKNFRDQVRDYIVPLANKLYDRQTERIGVDQLKFYDQSLNFLTGNAKPKGSSEWIIENGKKMYQELSPETDEFFQFMTDKNLLDLEAKKGKESGGYCTFIDNYDSPFIFSNFNGTSGDIDVLTHEAGHAFQVYSSRNIGIPEYVWPTHEGAEIHSMSMEFFTWPWMELFFEEETEKYKFAHLSSGLLFLPYGVAVDEFQHVVYENPEMTPAERKAAWKNIEKVYLPKRDYDGNTYLEAGGVWQRQSHIYEVPFYYIDYTLAQICAFQFWKRSLENREDAWNDYIHLCRLGGSKRFTELVREANLISPFEDGCVQSVVGAIESWLNSVDDKSL
- a CDS encoding NAD(P)/FAD-dependent oxidoreductase, whose product is MNNEIVDITIIGGGPTGLFASFYAGMREMSVKIIDSLPQLGGQLIELYPDKYIYDVGGFPKILAKDLVANLVTQAHYSNPEIHLGETAMSAKRDGDHFILETDKGVHLTRTILLTAGIGAFQPRKIGLAEEVHFEGNTLHYGIKDLSMFKDKNVLVCGGGDSAVDWALMLEDIASNVSLVHRRERFTAHETSVNQLMESKVNVLTSRAVKSIAGENGVVSEVVLAQKDGAEESVDVDHVIVNYGNISSLGPIKEWGLEMDRNSVMVNSRMETNIEGIYAAGDITNYDGKVKLIAVGLGEAPVAVNHAKAYIDPKARLQPLHSTSVFN
- a CDS encoding GGDEF domain-containing protein, with the protein product MARNFRLKLTVILIVLSLVLSFLIAMFDYFKLKENVIVSQANKISMAEDKIISSLSTIDTVYDLFDEEMAEKMKDFSFELIHKYEEESDFAQWDFHELKNKFEMEVFILDDKNTVVHSSFLEDIGLSFSECCPGFSKLLDDRREGDRFSHDGMDIQSRTGEIKKFSYIPTPDHHYLIELAVSLENEDLFKKFNFLETSKELEDTYDIIDSIHVYNSGGLLLGHKTENFEQKKIQEPFYSVFKEVGRSGEPKELTVEEEGHQKTYRYIPYKADERRGYSTDRVVEIVYNDSELTGLLHSYKNQFILQLGVIMIAAVGLSFIIGRLVATPIHLAFHDSLTGLKNRAAFEDEVQRNLARGNSIALLMIDLDNFKLVNDRLGHGEGDRILKQAARIISEVVEPSAIAARVGGDEFLVLFLDAEEQRIRRTAEDLLLNMQEGVSEMRIFDQIHLSISIGISFSDSGDTFETLYTKADEALYVSKDNGKNQYNVYGKY
- a CDS encoding metallophosphoesterase, which encodes MTIGITQYEIHSSNIPSHFDSFRIVQLSDLHDAKFGERHADLVKKVKGLSPDAIFITGDFIDSNRFDLDRSMELVEELQSIAPFYYVTGNHEISSNETDQIVNRLDSHGVYTLSNEAVIIKRDGQQIAIGGIDDPLSSSKEDDAAVAEFIQQAFQGVPQSMYKILLSHRPEQFETYLEQKIDLIMSGHAHGGQIRIPLVGGLVAPGQGWFPGYTEGIHSKEGRQMIISRGIGNSIIPVRFFNQPEIVLVELRSDAN